From the genome of Cydia pomonella isolate Wapato2018A chromosome 1, ilCydPomo1, whole genome shotgun sequence:
ttttatgcatgttctataagacggacacaattgtaaatataaaatattatactattattacctaagtatcgttatttacgattatttgtgtatggtatatttaaattgaattaacacaatatcgaatgttgcctttggagacttaaaacattcttgcagtaagaaaaacgcctctgggttgacaggcgtttcggcagctattccgttccattcagacaaattattaagaacggtttttcaatattcaatattaaaaaataaacgtgttataatgatgaagaggtaagtaataaaatatgaaatatgcttttgtcccatgctttcgcgccaaaaacgctgtttgaaaattgtatgacgtcacagtttacggtttgaccagggtttgacacataactatgtacataccaaagagtaaagtaaataaatattaaataaatattatacgacattattacacaaattgactaagtcccacagtaagcttaataaggcttgtgtggagggtacttagacaacgatatatataatatataaatatttataaatacatagaaaacacccatgactcaggaacaaatatccatgctcatcacacgaataaatgcccttaccaggatttgaacccgggaccatcagcttcgtaggcagggtcactacccactaggccaaaccggtcgtcaaaaagtagtaagtatataggtacatacacacgtaacaccaagcccccccccccccccccccgttgtctattctcagtacaaaatgtgATGTGTGAGCCGTAGCCATtaaggtggtgggcaagctgtgtatgcgtgcgtgtgggtttttaaccaactaataaatatgttttctgtaataattgagttattatatatcataaagtattcattatccatCAGCATTactatgatgttaatttttagtgcagatatcgaagcttcaattaattgcccaccaccaaaatggctacggcttgagtattaaattttgtactaaGCTCAGACAACGGGGGGGCCTaacctttctcttttactctgactaagacgtaattagattGACTTGGactcgaaacgacattgaagattcaaCTCGGGTCACGTGACAtgtgttaatagtacattacaatagaggccgggaaacgtagggttgcaggccaagtagatatatacggctgagcgtagtgaagccggatagagatacgcggccggctaccccgtttctcgccgagatatgtatagtgcttttctcaaacttgcaattaaaacaaaacattgtagtcaatttgttttgtggcgacctactcggctcgccactgtATCAGCGGTGTACAAACTtgcgcgcgtaagtccgcgcgccagCGCGATGccccaccgccgttgcttagcaacgaatatgcacaacaaatcaccgtaccaaggtaactgaagctagttgatggttgaatgccaagacgttgtgtcacaatttgacgttaaaaacaaaagaagctttacagtcctaggtgtgtaaggcagtatgaaattcctttacatatcatcttcactcatcgcacctgatatgtagtatttccggacctaatttgacgtaagtcatgtcatcatttcatagcaaatttgagaaaaagatattttaaattaaatatttacaataatatgcTCATTAGTGGTTCACTAAatgtagtttaacatgttcttataatctataataaatgtaatgggatactattctgccctaagatttgtagatggaaacaaccctattatctAAAATCGCGTGCCATTTGTTGCAAGGTTTGTAGAAGCCTTAAGCGTTTTTAAAATCCGACCACAGACTAGACTCATGAAGCGACGCGATATTAATTGTTATGCGAGTGTGACATTGATAATTTGACATAAAGCATCGAACTAAAATACTAAGTCATCGAAGCCGTGActttcaaaaaaaatacttgaaaagCATTTTTAGAACACAGTTAAAgtaagttttataattaaaatgttttcgATAGAAAATAACTACTTGTACAATTGTGATATCTTAATGATTTTAGTTACGGTTAGATCataagttacaatattttagcACCCCATCGTGACAGAATGACTAAAGGTATTTGATTTAAGCAGAATGGCGACTTCGGTGATCAATACTTATGCCGGCCCCAGCATGCCCGAATGGATGAGCGCCCCGCATAGCACGGGAACCTCTATCATGGCTTGCGAGTTTGACGGCGGCGTCGTAATCGGCGCGGACTCGCGCACCACCACCGGCGCCTACATCGCCAACAGAGTCACGGACAAGCTCACCAAGATCACGGACCACATCTACTGCTGCCGCTCTGGCTCCGCGGCCGACACTCAAGCCATCGCAGACATTGTTTCTTACCAtcttagtaagtacttacattttgATAACTTGTTAAGTCTTTATGCATACATTGCAAGAGTTTACTATTACTAGAAGAATGGTCATTATGAAGGTGAACAAAACGAGGAAGAGATAAATTGGAGTTGCAGCATAGTATTTCCTTGTTGGCAAATACCCTGCTAAATCTGGTAGTTTTTGACCACAAAGATTAATAAACACAagacaaatttaaattacataatgaaacaattttcaaaataccATGTGCCATTGCTACTACTTCTACTTCATAGGACAAACACTAATTGCTGTTACCTACCATAAGAAGTTTTGTTCGATGTTTCATTTGTTtgaactaatatttttttaaaccatatTTTCTGAAGGGTTACAAATCTAACTTAACCACACATAATGGCTTCTGGTCACCCTTCTTGTCATAAACTATCCATAAATTCTAACTCACAATCACTGCAGCAACACTCAACAAACAGATCAATCACACAAAGTTGGGGGTGTTTTTAGGCCATTGGCGGTTGGGCACTGTTCCCAATCATGTCAGACATAACCATCAAGTACAGCCAATCCAATCTGTTATATTACTTTGTCACTGTACTTAGTTGTCACTAGTCAAGTTGTCGGGGTTTCCGACATAGGCCTCTAAAGCTTTCCAGTCTTCTCTGTTCCGAGCGGTTCTTATCCACTTTGGTAGGAAATCATCCTCCCATATCATTTTCGGGTGTCCATGACCTCTCTTTCTGTATATAGGGCaccaattatttatattttgtgtccatttgtttgtttttgatcTTGACATGTGACCTGTTGATctcaattttgtttttcttatttctctGACTGCAACTCTGactttagtttttttgtttgttagttGTATACCTATACCTTGAAATCAGAAATtccttgtagcttttcacctaTTCATGTTTCGCCGTGATCTCATAATTTCTGAACAGATTTTTTTCTTGTAGTATGATATCTGGTTGCCAATGACAATGGTCTAAAAAATTCATAGTATATTTACTTTCCTGCCTTTCTTCACTGTCTGTAGTCACTTTTCACCTCTATAGATATTTGTTTGTAATGCATTATTACATATTGCGATGTTTCCTTTAAGCactatataggtaaaaaacttaagtaagtcacctgttgtatgtagttgtgacgtgttcaaatagacatttgttttgtttgtgtgtgtcttttaaacatgtattgtctattcgaacatgtcacaactacatacaacaggtgacttacttaagttttttacctatacctcttttgttttgtaaatgcatTACTCACTTGTAGTTTATCTCCTGGTTATGAGTGTGATATATATGTAATGGTCAGCGGGGCagttttcaatttattcaaagTCCACATGGAGGGAAGATTTTTAGTAAGGGCCGGGTATAGGCAAGtaataaataagaaatgaaAGACTTTGGTCTACACCTGTGCCAcaaaattttgcaattttgCAAAGCTAGTTAGTGTATGGCTGTAACAATGAGGTCAATAAGAgatcgtatttttattatatcccagtgatataaccattttttttacgattaatacaatacactacaaaaaaatacgACTCAGGTAAAATGCCACTAAAAATATTTGCGACTAACTAAATAGGCTATTGATAATACATGCTACATCAAAATTTGCTActgttgtaaaaatatattggaAATATATGCGACTAACTAAATAGGCTATTGATAATACATGCTACATCAAAATTTGCTACTGTtgtaaaaatctattaaaaatatatgcaagtaacaaaatataccaCCGATATTACACGCTACAACAAAATACGCTATCACGGCGAAACGCGAAtaggtgaaaagctacaaggattttttgatttcgaggtatacAACTAACaaacggtttttatttatttatttattttttctgattGTTGTCAGTCTCCATCTGTCATAGATACAGGTACAGCCAGACGTCATGACTGAGCATTCTCTCCCTCGCCACAAACAATGTATAATGGCTCTAGTTGATATTTGTTACAAAATCTAGATAAAACAATAGTTTTGGAATTAAATATATACAGCTACAATATGTTTCTGTAAATAATATGTTAAAGAACATCACAATCTAATCTATATATGTGTTGTCAACTAACTTATAAACTTTGTCTACCAGAGTCAGAATCTATGGTTTAAATAAATCCAAACCATAAATTCATACCCAGAAATGGAGCTTTTTCAAACGCAGCCTGTACATTCTCAATTCATTATAACCACTTTTGCATTAATCTACTTGTCCACAGACTTCCATAAGATGGAGCTGGGTGAGGCTCCACTAGTGGAAACAGCAGCATCTATTTTCCGTGAACTTTGTTACAATTATCGTGATTCACTTGTTGCTGGGATCTTGGTCGCCGGCTGGGACAAAAGGAAAGGAGGTAATGTAAATCTTCACTTAATAAACTTCATTTCTAATATGTTACATCTTTGTTATTTATGTTGGACTAACATTCTGGGTGGCATTTGGAGGGCTACCAAGTTCTGTCGTTTGGTAAAACTAAAGACACTACAAGTGttaattagtatttattgtttttcaaagtaatcACCGTGATACGTAATACACTTTTTCATTCGATCGAACCAGTTTTCGAAACACTTATTAAAGTCCGAAGTCGGGGTCTCCAAAATGGCcacacacacacccacacacgcttttattaggttgacctgtatgtaactatctAATGGACTTAGATTCCATTTTAActaggtaactaatttaaccatcttccaaagATCGTAGCATCtaaaaattcataaaaattGGCAGCAGTAtatagttctgatgacaatataataatatggtactgtcaaactgatctgatgatggagccggaagatatgaattggaacttcatgatggaacatcgtatcatagctgtgtttggatttgttagaaaagtcttgtaatgaactttgaccacaaTTAGGTTTCGatgtctgatgatgaagccggaagataggcactggcattccatgatggaatatcgtatctagggattgcaaatattcgaaactttcaggtattcgaatattcgactTTTTCTGACGAGATATTCGAATAAAATTcgaatattttaaagaaataagaaaatgacCGGGAGTCGGTTTTTTTATCGTcttattcaaaaactattttcaaatattgcaaaaactAATGATATTTTGCAGAAATCCACTTAATTGACTAGTTTTATCATCCTACTGCGGTgtatacatttataaaaacgagTCGAAACGCAAAAATTTGACGTATTCAATATTTGTAGATAAAACTTTTTGTATAAATGCATCGTTGCGTGAATGAATACTATTATGACTACATATAAGCATCCAAACACgcaagagaaaaaaaatgtagtagGGTATTATTTTtgcgatttaaatttaatatttatttttagtcactcagtTGCCTATAAAAAAGCCTTTCATTCAATTGTATTTTGTTCCGCTCTATTCCAGTATTTCCAGTGGTTGTGTGAGAGTAAACGGATAGTACACCGAGTGGCTTAGCATCGAAAAGAGTGTTAGGGAAGGATGTGTAGCGTCACCGTGGCTGTTTTATCTACTCATGGACAGTAGTTTGCATTGAATCAtttgagaaattatgaatgtGGGTTGAGAATGAGTGGGTTACTTGTCAGATGTCTTCTTTAGATGACCTGGTATTGCTAGCATCCTCGGGCGAAGAGTTGCAGGAGATGGTAATTATAATACATGGgtcttttgaaaggaaaggaatgaaataaaagtaagcaagacgaaagtaatggtatttggAAAGGGGGGaaatatgacaaactgtgaaattttttattgg
Proteins encoded in this window:
- the LOC133519241 gene encoding proteasome subunit beta type-6, with translation MATSVINTYAGPSMPEWMSAPHSTGTSIMACEFDGGVVIGADSRTTTGAYIANRVTDKLTKITDHIYCCRSGSAADTQAIADIVSYHLNFHKMELGEAPLVETAASIFRELCYNYRDSLVAGILVAGWDKRKGGQIYSVPIGGMMQRQAVSIGGSGSTYVYGYVDANFKPNMKEEEAVKFVTNTLALAMLRDGSSGGVVRLGVITESGVRRSVILGDQLPKFYEG